The proteins below come from a single Procambarus clarkii isolate CNS0578487 chromosome 44, FALCON_Pclarkii_2.0, whole genome shotgun sequence genomic window:
- the LOC123745242 gene encoding uncharacterized protein, whose amino-acid sequence MKTIVLLALVAVASAQLGATNLGGAAGGVQGAPGAAAPGAVPAANPYGPKVYGPGLNNPFAFPHNPFLVRQAEAVANTNPNLFVRVETDGGWEFTNRFGEKVDVYNAFGQELD is encoded by the exons ATGAAGACTATC GTACTACTGGCGTTGGTGGCTGTAGCGTCAGCACAGTTGGGCGCCACCAACCTGGGCGGTGCCGCTGGGGGTGTCCAGGGGGCACCAGGGGCAGCAGCACCAGGCGCTGTTCCTGCCGCCAATCCCTACGGACCCAAAGTGTACGGCCCAGGCTTGAACAACCCCTTCGCCTTCCCTCACAACCCATTCCTTGTGAGGCAGGCTGAGGCTGTGGCCAACACCAACCCCAACCTCTTCGTG CGTGTGGAGACTGATGGCGGCTGGGAGTTCACCAACAGGTTCGGAGAGAAGGTCGACGTTTACAACGCCTTTGGACAGGAGCTCGACTAA